The segment CGGCCAAAGGACACATCCCGCACTCGTCTAGAAAAGCCGACAGCTCACGTCCAGGATCCCGGGTTTGGCAGCTGGAACCAGACAGTGTTTCAATTGGCAGGAAGAGGGTGGGTGCCTGGCCATACTGCGAGGGGCCATGGAGCAGGGAGGAGACAAATCCACTCGGCTCTCTGCGGGACAATCCACCCTGGGTGCCTGCAGGAGCTCTGGACACCACCGTCTGAAGGCTGTAGAGAACCAGCGTCTTCCCCAGAGACTGACCGCGgtgggagaggcagctggaggagATGTTCAGCCAGGATAAAAGACAATTCTGGGGAGGCTACAGGAAAACTGTCTTCAAATACTTAAGAACCCTGGGTGGAACAGAGAGCAGCCTGGACCCGTGTGACCCAGTGAAGGGCAGGCGTGGGCAGCTCAAGTGCAGTGATGCCTCCGCCTCATCGGGGCCCTGCTCTCACTCCAGCCACACTCAGCGATGTCCCAGTGGCCAGACCCACCCTCCCCGACCGAGGAAGTCCTTGCACACCCTCAGCCCCCGTCTCCTAGTCCTGAGCACAACGCATGTGAGAGTGAGCGCTTGGGTTTAGAGTCAGGAAGCCCCGAGTTCCAGCCCTGACCTGCACCTTGCACCCTCTCCTCGGGTCACCCTGTGCCAGATCACAGCCTGTCCCAGCCTTGGATTTCCTTGTTGGTAAACCGCGGATGTTCCTCCCTGCCCGTTCACTTATACAGCAGACACTCATCCAGCACGTGCTGCCATCACCCTCCTGCACCGACGTCCCAGGGGATTCATGAGCACCCAGGGGAGGCCTGGCACTGAGCAAGTGCTCAAGGAGTGCGTATGGTGACTGCCAGGACCCATTCCCCAGCCATCTCTGATCTCGGTGCTGAGCAGCGGATACAGGGATACCGGTCCCCGACATCGCCAACCTGATAATGTCAAATCCTCTCAACCACAGCACCTGTGGCTGGTTGGAGGATCAATGGCTCTGAGAAGAATACCTGATCTGTATCTTCCGTCATCTGTGGGCACACAGTTTCCTTCAGTCAGCAGATCTCAGGTTACATAAGCGAGCCCGGTATTGCTGATTCAGCACACTCTGCCCCGCGCGTGCGCACACAGAGCCTGGGCAGGCACCTGAGACGACCTGGCACCGAGCCTCTCCCAGGGCGCAGACCAAGATCAGTGCGAGGAACGGgtgagggaggccccacgggAGGGACAGTTGCAAGGCAACTAAGCTTGTCAGCACCGGAAATGTAGTCCTTGGTCGTCGATGtaaagctgtgtgactttaggcaaacaGCTTAGcttttctgtgccttggttttcttacATGGATAACAGGGAGATTTACTCTTAAGTGCTGTGGCTCTGCAGTCAGAAGCCCACATGTGGATCCCACCTCCACCATttctctgctgtgtgacctttacAAGTgtcccagcctctctgtgcctcagttttctttatctgtgaaatgggaataataacaacagcacctgcctcacagggtggttgtgaggattaagtgggtTTGTACATATAGAGCACTTGAAAGAATACCTGGTCCAATAATTCTTGTCCCAGTGTTTTCGGCTGGGTTCCTCCACAGCTGACTCTGAGACAAGGATTTAAATGCAAATAGTCTATTCAGAAAATGACCCCagcaaggggacttccctggcggtccagtggttaagactcctcactcccaatgcagggggcacgggttccactgcctggtcggggaactaagatcccacatgccacacggcgccgccgaaaaagaaagaaagataatgacCCCAGCAAGCACCTATAAGGGAGTGGGAAGCTTTGACAGGAACAGGAGAGAAGCCAAAAGAAGGTGAATGAATGACCAGGTTGCCTTCATAGAAATTGGGGCTCAATCCTGCTGGGGCCTCTGGGAGACTGTAGAAGACCCACCCCCCTCAGCATCCTTTCCCCCGAGGGCAGGAGGCTGGGATGCCTGCAGTAGAAAGACAAAGAGCATATGCGAACAGAGTTCCAACAGCAACTGTCACACCAACCTTTTCTGAAAAATTCAGGAGTGTCCCCTGGGCCCCTGCACACCATTTATAATGACAATGACAAACTGAGCCTGGGTGGAAGGGATGGTTCTGGGCCAGAGATCGCTTGATGCCTCCACTGACTAGGGGTCTCCTCACCTTACCTGAAGGATGTCTGTAAAGCGTCCCCTGCTCTTATATCACCTGGCAGGTACCTGAGATCATCCCCTGAAGTATTTTAAGCAGAACCAGGATACGATCCAATTGGCGTTCGAGAGTGATCCCTCCAGCTGAGGACGGGTGCTCAGGAAGCCAGGAGAGCTGAGGGGACCCAGGGTAGGGCAGGGCAGTGAGGTGGCGTGCCATCTCCACAGCCCTGGTAATGCATGCAAGGTGTGGATCTGAGTGGCAGGCCATTTAGGCGTCCAGGCTGGGGAAGGGCATTTAAGGAACTGAGAATTGGGGGGTTGGAAGAGGTGGCCAAGGAGGGGTCTGAGCTGCTTCTGCAGCGGGTAGCTGCACTGCTGGGCTGGGGCACTGAGACAAAGCCTCACTGCAAGGATTTCCTTGGTCCAGGAGCAAGGGgcccaaggccgctgagcctgcagatGGAGCCTCTGAGAGCGGCCAGGAAGGCAGGGACTGACACAGGATTACAGCACAAGGGTGCAACTAATTCTGACAACCTCTAAGGATAGTGAAGAAGCCGTGCCATCGCCTTACCCTTGGGGAGGTGATTTCAACAGGCTAAACTCATCGGGGTGCATTTTGGATGCTGTGTGGCACCAGCCAAGGGGTGAGAGGTGTTAAGGGATCCTCACTCTACTTTTCCATCCTCCAGGAACCTTGCCTAGGTTTTCCTCCTCCTCACCTCCTCTTGATCAGCAGTCAAGACACCCTGGGGCCCATATGATACTCTTATACTCTGACTCCTGCTCCAGTGTCCCGTCGGCAGTGACTCAGCAGGCGGTGCTGCGCTCAGCGCTAAAGCTGAGTTAGCAGTAAAGAAGTGAGTTAGCAGCAAAGTTTCAATCCAGCCTTGCCTACAGCCTCCCTGGATCTTTTTCCAATCCTCTTCTCTCCCGAAAATGGGACCCCTTCTACCTTTTTCCGCTTTCACACTCTCTTTCCTCCCCGGGAGACTAGGCTCGCAGGCAAGGCGAATACGGATCTCAAGTTGGGACTCATTCTTCAACCACAGGTAAATGCGCCAAAGCGCTTTGCGCATGCGCCTAGTAAACCCAAGACCCGCTCTCCCCGGACTCCTCCCCGCGCCTCTTCGCCCATCATCAACATGGCCTCCGAGGCAACAGCCCCTTCTGCCCGGCGCAGACGTAGCGCGGTTTTGACGTCATAGGACGGCGCCGGTAGTCCCAGAGACTAAACGTGGGCTCGCATTTAGAAACTCTGCCCGGGCCATGGATACGCCGCTGAGGCGTAGCCGGCGGCTGGAAGGACTAAATCCTGAATCCCCCGAGGACCCCACCTCAGTTCTGCGGGCGAGACGGGCCCTTGTGGAGTTCGAGTCGAAcccagaagaaaggagggagccCGGGTCTCCTCGGAGTGTGCGGCCACCTGGCCTGGAGTCTCCCAGACATCAGCCGGAGACAAGCCCGGGATCACCCAGTCTACGGGAGGGGGCAGGCTTGGGGTCCCCCCGAAAGCAGCCAGAGCCGGGCCCAGGGTCGCCCCAGCGTCAGCGAGACCCAGGCCTGGAGTCGCCCCAAAGACATCCGGAATCGAGTCCTGAACTCTCCCGACTTCAGCCAAAGCCAATTGGGGAGTCACCAAAGTTTTCCCAGGGCCGAGAAGAAGCGGATTCGGAGTTGCCCAAGAGTAAGGAGGAGCCGACCCCGGGGTCCCCCCGACATCAGTTGCAGCCGAGCCCAGGGTCAACAGAGCCTTACCCCGGTCAGCAAGCGCCGGGTCCCGAGCCCTCTCAGCCACTACAGGAGCTGACACCCCAGTCTCCCGGCTCCCCACGGGATCAGCGTGAGCCGAGCAAGCCACCGCCGCCCGGGCAGCCGGAGAGAGACGGCCTCGGGCCAAAGAAGCGAGAAGGTTCTTCAGCCCAGGCCCCAGCGTCCAAGAAACCGAAGAAGGAGGAGGTTCCTAAAATCCCGAAGGGGAAGCCCAAGTCTGGGCGGGTGTGGAAGGACCGCTCAAAGAAGAGGTGAAGTGGGGGGCAGCTGGGCAGGGATGGGGTTCTGTGTGGTGCTGGAGCCTGGGTGCAGCCTAGAGATAGCCCTTGGGTTGGAGAGATCTCACGTCACTGGGGGAGTCACACAAAGAGGTAATTATAACCAGAATGTGGTAAAATGCACTGGGATCTCAGGGAGGGGTGCCCTTAAAGGACCCCTGGATAGCACCTCATCTGTGTGTTCATTCAACACGCATTCATCCTTGTCTCTGCTCTCTCTAGTAAGGGGGCAGAAGCAAGTAAACCAGCAGTGAGGTCTTCATCCACCATTATCTGTTAACAGTTATTTGCCTTTTTGATAAAAGGCACTACCAAGCGCTGAGTATATAGGGCGCTGCTAAGCACGCTAGTACGGATTGGCCAGGGGAAGGGCCTTTCAAACAGGGAGCAGCATAGCATGTTTCTTGGCATTTAATCAGCCCATCAGCTCTATGAAGCATCAGGCATTaggattatcctcattttacatatgaggacactgaggctcagggaggctaaAATGTGTGGTAGAGGCAGGACCTGAACACAGATCTGATTCCAAAGACTGCGTGAAAGCCCTTTACCCGTGCTCTGTAGAACCGCCTTGCATTGAATTGcaaccttctttaaaaaaaaaacaaacttttattttatattggagcatggttgattaacaatgtcgtgttagtttcaggtacaaagtgattcagttatacatatacatgtatctattctttttcaaattcttttcccatttaggttgttacatactattgagcagagttccctgtgctctacagtaggtccttgttggttatctgttttaaatacagcagtgtgtacatgtccacccctaactccctaactatcccttctaAAGGGTAGGCGTGAggtcttgtctttctgtgccGCTGGCAGTTAAGTGCTCAATTAAATGCTTGTTGAGTGAAGGAACAAAGAGGTGCAACTGAAGAAGGAAATGTTTAGGCTGCcaggaaggagaggtggggtcCAGTTCATGTTTTAGCTACTGGGAACCACTGGGCAGACAGGAATTCGTGGCTGTGAGGGCCCATAGGGGAAGGCAGTGATTTTACGGAAGAAGCGGACATTTACTAACGGATGAGTGTGCATCAAGCTTTGTGCTAGGCCTTTTGCAGATGTCATTTTGCTGAACCCCTAAACCCCAAGGCGGTGGGCATtattcccctcccccaagcccctccccccttaaACAGAGGAGAAACTGAAACTTAGGGAGTGATTGCCTACAAGTCACCAATCagagactttgaagatggagctACTGTTGGActtggagaagtgggtggtggcACTGCCCCTCCACCTCAGTCCCAGCAGGTCCCAGAGAATGGTGGGGCCACTGATGGCCGTGTGGGACCAGATGAAGAGGTTAGTTCCGGTGGGAAGAGGATGGTGAGGAAGTTGAGTGTGGGAGCCTGGAGTCCTGGTACTCGGGAGGTGGATGGCGGGGAGAGGAGCTCACTGAGCGTGAGGAGGCTGCTCTGACACACAGGCCAGAAGAGAGGGTCAGCAGAGGATACCAAGAAGCAAGAGAAAGGGtattttgtcccagcttcctgCCTGAGCTGAAATGCTTCCCAGCTTCCTGTTGTTTGCTTGGAGCTGTGCTCCAgacttcttcctctctgccatCTCTGCCATCACTAAGAGTCTCCCACACTGACCTCCCCTCTGTGTGCCCCCTGTAGATGATGCTGCCTCCcagctcagggcctttgcacatgctgtttcttcTGTTGAAAGGCTCCTCCCCTGGCCATTCCCTGCTCATCTTCCAGGGCTCCACTTAATAAACATCACCCCCCAGGAAAAGCCCTCTTTGTCCAACCCAACCAGGGTTAAGTCCTCAGCTATATGCTGTCATTGTACCTTGTATCTTTTGTAACACCCCCATTTGCACACATGCTTGTTTACGTGTGTGATTCTTGTCGGATGCCAGCTTCCCCTCTAGACCAGAGGCTCCAGGAGAGTGAGGATT is part of the Kogia breviceps isolate mKogBre1 chromosome 7, mKogBre1 haplotype 1, whole genome shotgun sequence genome and harbors:
- the CCDC86 gene encoding coiled-coil domain-containing protein 86, giving the protein MDTPLRRSRRLEGLNPESPEDPTSVLRARRALVEFESNPEERREPGSPRSVRPPGLESPRHQPETSPGSPSLREGAGLGSPRKQPEPGPGSPQRQRDPGLESPQRHPESSPELSRLQPKPIGESPKFSQGREEADSELPKSKEEPTPGSPRHQLQPSPGSTEPYPGQQAPGPEPSQPLQELTPQSPGSPRDQREPSKPPPPGQPERDGLGPKKREGSSAQAPASKKPKKEEVPKIPKGKPKSGRVWKDRSKKRFSQMVQDKPLRTSWRQKMKHRQERKQAKAFARHLEEEKERRRQEKKQRRAENLRRRLENERKAEIVQVIRNPTKLKRAKKQQLRSIEKRDTLAQLQKQPPQRPAAKI